In the Desulfobulbaceae bacterium DB1 genome, AAATCAGGTCAGGTCGGTGGTGGTATTTTCTGAAAACGAACTGATGCGGCTGTCGTAATCCCTTCGTAAATCAGGTCAGGTCGGTGCTTGACCACGATAAACATTACCGACCGACACAATTGCTGTCGTAATCCCTTCGTAAATCAGGTCAGGTCGGTGAGCGGCTTCCTCCAGCCCAGGCACTGCAAGCGTTCAGGGTTGCCATTCCGCAGACCTGACAGCGCCGGAAAATAAAAATCGCAAAACAGCTTGTTTTTCATGTGTACCCTCCATCGGTTTCAATTGATTTTACTGGAGTTTTTTAATTTCCGCAGACCGTTTTTTTGCTGAAACAAAAAATATCATATATTCCGCCAAGTTGTCAAAGAGCACATTCCCGGCGGCGGGGGTCTGCGGACTACCTGCACCGCAAGGCCTCAGCCTTACAGCCTCAGCCATTTTCACACTATCACAAACTCATGGTCCGGGTCAACGTATCGTCCCAGGCCGATGATTTCCGTCTTGCCCCGGCAGCGGTCACACAGCGGGATATACTTGACGCCGTCCACGCTGTCTTCTATCACCCCGGCGATTCTGGTTCGCAGCTCGGCAAAGGAGCGGTCGCTCACCTCGATTTCAAACTTCGACTTCTGCACCCGGTAACCGTAGTCCTTGAGAATTTTTGCCACCCGGTTCAAACGGCGGGGTTCGCAGATATCGTATATGGCGAGAATCCACATCAGATCACCTCCCAATCAAGCCGGCTGAAAGTAAGTCCCTGGCCCTGGATGATTGCCTTGTCCATACAGCCGGCGCAGACCCGGTAGATGCGCACCGCATCCTCCGTCAGATTGAGATGTTCACAGCAGTATAGCCGGATCTGCCGCACCTCGCGGGCATCAAGACGGCACTCAAAAACAGACTTCTGGCTGCGGATGCCAAGCTCTTTTAGAAATTTATGAAAGCGGACCCTGCGGCGATTACTGACAATATCATACACCACTACCGTGTTCATGGGCCGTCCTCATTTTAATTGCAGGGGCTGGTAAACCAGAAGCGACCCCTCGATCACCTTGCGATACATACCGGCCTGGGCCACCAAAGCCGCGTCATAGGTGATGACCCGTTCTTCCGGCGGGTAATAAAACTCGGTGGTCAGCTTGCGCTCGAAATTTTCCACCACCCGACGAAAGGCATCGTCGTGCAGCTTGACCGCGGGCTTGCCGCCGCTGTCTTCCATGTCAAGATCATCCGGAGTGTTCTCACCCATACGCTGGCTCGGCACGTCGAACTGATCGCTGCTGTCAAGATCACTCATATGGCCGTAAGGATCGGCGGTCACGTCAACGAGCGGCTCGGACGGCGGGGCGGGCAGCGCAGCCGGGGCCGGATGCTCAACGCGAAAATCTTCTTTTTTGAGTATCTTGAGATTAAACAGGGAAAGCACCAGGGTATCGACGATAATCACCCGGAATTCCTCCATCAGATCCATGACCAGGGAGTGCCGTCCGTAATCCGGCACATGCAGGAAGGCGGGATGCGGATCGAGATTGACCTGGCGGATGGCGGCATAGACCCGGTTAAAGAGAAAGGTGTAAAGCAGGGAAAGCACGGCGTTGACCGGATCAGTGGGCGGACGGCGCACCCGGCGGGCAAATCCGTGATCCTGCTGCAACCCCCAGCGCAGGGCGTTGAAATAGATGGCGCTGCCCCGGCCCTCGTAACCGCGCAGGGAGTCAATGGTTTCGGCGGCGGCGATGCCGGTAAAGAGCGCGCGAATCTCGCGGGCGGCGATTTTCGGTTCGTTGCGGTCTCTGGTGCGGCGGATGCGCATGAGCAGGGTGACCATGTTGGAGAGCTTGCCGCGCACGATCTCGCGGCAGAAACGCAAACCGAAATCCTGGTCGTCGAGCAGGCGGAACTGGCGCTTGCGCAGCATGACGTTTTTCGGCTCGGGCGTGGCAAAGCGGCCCTGGTAGCGCCCGTCCCTGGTGCAGAAAACCGTATCAACCCCGTGCCGGAAAAGCAGGGAGCGGGCCGCCGGTGTCAGTTCGATATTGCCGAACAGCACCACCTGTTTCAGTTTTTCGACAAAAAGGGTGCGGTAGGTGTCCTCGCCTTTTTTGACCAGCAGATGGCGGCCCTCACGGACAAGGCGGGAACCCTGGGTGGTAATATAGATGTGCATGATTCTTCCCTTTTAAAATTGATGGTTCCGTAAAAACTAAAAACCAACCACAGAGGCCGAGGAGCACACAGAGATAAGCGCTTGTAATTTAGAAGATTTTCCCTGTGCGCTCTGTGATCTCTGTGCTCTCTGCGGTAAAGAAAGACTTTTTACGAATCCATCAAAATTCAATGACAAAAGTTTTTCCGCAAGATTGCCGATGAACCGGGAGCCGCCGCATGCCGAGGAAAACCAGACAACACGGCAACTCCTCCGGTCAACGGCTTTCCAGCCTGACCAGATTCCCGCGCAGATGAGGCGGAACATCGTCCAGCATCAGGAAGCTGACGTTGCCGCCCTCGGCTGTCTCGGGCGTTGACGGCTCAAGGGTGGTGGTCACCGTGTCGGGCAGGTTCCACATGCAACCGGTTGCCGGATCGACCACCAGCCAGCCGATGAGGCCGCCGAAGAACAGGTTGCCGGCCACGTACCAGCCGCTGACGCCGCGCTGCACGGGCACGGTCCGGTCGGCAAAGCCCTCCTTGGTGAAGGTGATGGTGTAGTCGCGTCCGCTGAAATAACCGGACTTGGCATCAAGCGTCACGGTGGTGGGCGTGGTACCGGTGAAAAATACCTGGCCGCTGCCGTCGGCAATGGTAATGGCGGCCTTGTCCGGTTGACTGTTGATCGCCACCGGATAAACGGATTTGCCGACAATGCTGGCGCAGCCGGCGGTGAGGCCCAGGGTCAGCATGGCGGTGACCGTCATGGTCAGGGTGGGTGTTTTCATGTTTTTTCTCCTTGTCGGATGATGAATGAGGACAGCGGCAGTGTGCCGTGCGTTTTTTTCTCATTCAACACAAGGAGCGGGGGAAAACCAAGGATTGCAACGTTGCAAAGAACCATCAGCCATCGGCCATCAACCATCAGCCATCGACCATCGGCCATCAGCCACGAACCTCAGCGCTCCTCAATCCAGCGGAGTAATTCATCGCGCAGATGGTTGACCGTCTCGCCCTCCACCAGGAAGATCTTCATTTTTTGGGCGCGCTCCCGGTCGTAGTCGGAAAGCCTGCGGGCCGAGACCAGCATGGCACGGCCGAAAATCCCGCCGGCCCGGTCGGCCAGGGCATCAAGTTCGTTCAGAGCCTCGGTGGCCCGGGAGCCGGAGGCGGTTTCCCGCTCGGGGTTGCCGGCCTTGCAGGAAATGAGGTGCAGACGGTTGACATGGGTAAAGAGAACGTCGAACTCGTTTTCCGTCGGCCGACGGCCCTTGCCGTCCCATTCCACCTTGACGTTCATGGCCGAATCAAGACCGCGCAGACCGAGATCCTTGACGCGCCAATAGACGTATTCCTCCAGCCAGCCGCCCCGGCAGAAAAAGATTTTTTCCCTGGAAGGGATATTGAGTCCGGTGGAACTGACGCGGCCGGCCACGCCGCAGCCTTCGAGCAACGACACAAGTTCATCCGCGCCCGGCCCCAGATCGTTGACATCGAGCGTGGCATACGCAGGATTTTTACCGCAGCGGGCTATGGCGTTGTTCAACCGGCCAAGCAACCCGCTGTCAACGGTGAGCAGGCGAGCCAGGTCATGCAAACCAGGGCGGCGGACGGGAGCCGGGTTTTTGCCGGACAGCGGATTCATGCCGTAGGCGCGGAGGCAGTCGCGCACCTTGACGAGATTGTCCCGCACAGGGATGGAATCGTTTTCCGGGGCGAGCTGCACGAGCATATTATGAAACGTGTCAAGGTAGACGATGCGCCGGTTGTTGAAATAAAAGGATTGAAAGGCGGCGAGCGCGGCAATCTTGGTGCCGCCGGTGACATTCAGCGTCAACTCCGCATTCGGGCTGTTTGTGATGATTTTCTCACAGGTCTGCTGCATGGCGCCGAAATCATAGGCTGAAGCAATTTCC is a window encoding:
- a CDS encoding CRISPR-associated endonuclease Cas1, translating into MHIYITTQGSRLVREGRHLLVKKGEDTYRTLFVEKLKQVVLFGNIELTPAARSLLFRHGVDTVFCTRDGRYQGRFATPEPKNVMLRKRQFRLLDDQDFGLRFCREIVRGKLSNMVTLLMRIRRTRDRNEPKIAAREIRALFTGIAAAETIDSLRGYEGRGSAIYFNALRWGLQQDHGFARRVRRPPTDPVNAVLSLLYTFLFNRVYAAIRQVNLDPHPAFLHVPDYGRHSLVMDLMEEFRVIIVDTLVLSLFNLKILKKEDFRVEHPAPAALPAPPSEPLVDVTADPYGHMSDLDSSDQFDVPSQRMGENTPDDLDMEDSGGKPAVKLHDDAFRRVVENFERKLTTEFYYPPEERVITYDAALVAQAGMYRKVIEGSLLVYQPLQLK
- a CDS encoding CRISPR-associated endonuclease Cas2 gives rise to the protein MWILAIYDICEPRRLNRVAKILKDYGYRVQKSKFEIEVSDRSFAELRTRIAGVIEDSVDGVKYIPLCDRCRGKTEIIGLGRYVDPDHEFVIV
- a CDS encoding CRISPR-associated endonuclease Cas2, producing the protein MNTVVVYDIVSNRRRVRFHKFLKELGIRSQKSVFECRLDAREVRQIRLYCCEHLNLTEDAVRIYRVCAGCMDKAIIQGQGLTFSRLDWEVI